The Lagenorhynchus albirostris chromosome 12, mLagAlb1.1, whole genome shotgun sequence nucleotide sequence TACTGAATTGACATTGGCTGTGATGTTTCCATTACCTGAATTACGGCATTCCAGATCAAGCCCATAGTACTAGATCTTAAACCTCAACCCCCTCAAAAGCACCGTCTTCCAGTCAGTCACTatttctccttcccaccccttcctTTCCATCCCACGCCATtatctttcttgtcatttctcaGTTGACTCTAGTAGCTTTTCAGATGCTCCCATTGCCACCATCGCTGGTCAAAATACCCTTCATGCCATGGTCTGAGGAAGTTTCCCAAACCACAGATCTGATCGTATTACATCCTTAATTGAAACCCTTCCCAACGGCTCCCCTGTGGTTACAGCAGGAGCTTTAGAATCTTCTTGACTTAATCTATTGGAAGAAATAATCACAACTCAAGGCACACATACTAGTTCAGgatgtgcatatatatgcatgatatgtataactgaagtaAAAGTTTTATGAAACAAACCTACCCTTGCTTCTTGTGATGCACTCGgatctattctattctattcttctGTTCTATAAAATTCTATTTCACATAAAAAGTTATTGCAAACCACTAAATTGATCTCACAATCCACTAATAGGTCATAAGGTACAGTTTGGAAAATCCTGGCCTAGGGGATATAGTTCAAACCACTTACCTCGGTTTCCAAGCCTTTTTCTACTATAGCCCTAGGTGACAATTCTGGCTTCATTCATTTATCCGTCTAACCAGTAAGTAGCCGCCCAACGCCCACTACTGTCAGGCCCTATGTGGGGAATTAAACAGTGGGTAAAGGCTCAGTGCCGACCAGAGAGAAGAGCGCAGACCGGTAAAAGGTCTATTACCATTCCGCGATAAAAGGAAGGCAAGACTCGCCGGTCGCAGGGAAAAGGCGGAGGCGGCGGCCACCACGGCTCGGCCGGGGTTCCCAGCGCCACGTCCGCCGCACCCCCTCCCCGTCTCCCGCGCCCGCGAAGCCTGATGCGACTCCAGCCGGACCCGCTGGCTGCCCCTGTCACCgccaccacaccccacccccagcaccgcGAGCAACCTGATGCCGGACTGCGCGCCCAGCGCCCGCACGGCTCGCACGGAGGAGGCGCTCCGGACCCTGTTCGCCAGTGGCCTCCCTGTGGACATTCAACCCAAAGAACTCTACCTGCTCTTCAGGCCGTGCAAGGGGTATGAAGCGTCCCCGATCAAGCTCACGTCGAGGCAGCCTGCTGGTTTTACGATCTTTGACGACCGGGCAGGAGCAGAAGCCGCCCAGAAGGCGTTGAACGGTATTCGCTTTGATCCTGAGATCCCGCAGACCCTGAGGCTAGAGTGTGCCAAAGCCAACACCAAGACGTCCAAGAACAAGCTGACGGCTACGCCAAATCCCACCAACGCTCACCCCTCCCTAGGAGCACACTCAGAGCTGATGGGGGCCCCTCTGATCCCCGCATACCCAGGGTCCTGGGCCCCCTTCCCTCTGTACACCACAGAGCTGACCCCAGCCACCTCACCTGCTGTGCTCACCTACCCCGCTGCTACTACCGCTGCCGCCGCTGCCCTACATGCTCAGAGGATGCTGGTCAGGTCGCGCTCTCCCATTTTcaggatgaagaaactgatgtcCAGAGGTGCGCTGGTACCCTTCCTCTGATACCACCCAGCAAGGTTGGAAGTCTTGTCAGTTCTGTTAGTTCTTCAGTCTTGTCACCACAGCTCGAGGCCCCCGCCCCACTGAGGAAGAAGCCGTCCTGAGCTTCCACTGCCCTCAGGCAGCCTGTGCAGAGCTGCTGCTTCCCTCCAAAGCCTGAGAATTTTAAGCCTGACTCAGTGCactgtttcctgtttcctttctctcctcttcctcagcccTGTCCTGCCCCAAAACCCCTCTTCAAGGTGCTTACGGCAGGATTCAGGGGCCTTCTCTCTGGGACACCCAGACCCAGCTCAGAGGCCTCCCTGGGACTGAGCGAGGCCTGACCTCCAGTCCAAATGTGCTTCCATAGCTCCATCTCAAAGAAACGACGCGTTTAATTTTGCATGTTTTCTGGCATGGATTAAGACACTTAAAcctgtgtatatgtgagtgtacCATTTGTTCTCACATTGTGTCACCATAGCAACAGGTCCTGACCACGAATGGTTCATCATTCCCAGCCCCTCTGTCCACACCCCTCCCTGCACCCACCCTGCTTCAGTGAGCACCAAGCCCTGCAACCAGTTCCGCCCAACAGGAAGGACCACCCAGCCAAGACAGAGCATTTTCCTGGTCACTTCAAATCGGgctcctctgcttcctcctcctcagATGGGCCAACAGCCGTTAATAAAATCctttctcgggacttccctggtggtccagtggttaagaatccccctgccaatgcaggggacatgggtttgatccctggtccaggaagatcccacatgccgcagagcaactaagcccgtgtgccacaactactgaagcctgtgtgttgcaactactgaagtccccGCCTAAAGCCCTgcctcggcaacaagagaagccactgcaataggaagcccgcgcactgcaatgaaaagtagcccccacttgctgcaaccagagaaagcccatgtgcagcaacgaagacccaaagcagccaaaaaaaaaatcctttctctgCCCGTTTTGCGTACCTCTCCACATCGCACCCCACCCCTACTGTGGCCCGTCATTCTTTTCAAACTTTGAAACCAACCAAAACGTGAAAGTATTTTTGTACCTTGTGTAACAAAATATTTATGCcacataaagtagaaaaaaaaaaggtaaatacagGCTGTTAAGGCAACACATAGGAGAGATATTTGGGCCATTCTCGTGGGGAGTAGGACTTCCCAGAGGAAGAGACCTCTAAACTAACACCTAACAGATGAGTAGGTGTTAACCAGGAAAAAGAAGTGGTGAGAAGGAGAGTCCCGAGCAGAAAAAATAGCTTGTATACCCCCGGAGGTGACAGAGGGCAGGATCTTTATGAAAAGTGAAAAGTGTTTCTGTGAGGCTGGAGGACAGAGCTCAGGGAATATGATAGAACATAAGGATGGAGAGGTAATAATGCCCCATGGAGGGTGTTGAAAGCCACACTTGCTCTTTTAGGCCAGGGGTTTCCAGATCTGTCTGAGGGATCCCAAGGGCTCCTTGATCTTGCCTCTGCCTGCAGAGGCAATACCAAGGCCAAGCAGGCTGGGCTCTCCTGATCCCCTTCAACCAGGATAGCAGTGACACAATATCAGCTTTGGGAATATGGATTCCCAACAGTGGGAAGTGTGGAACATAGATTAGAAGAGGGCCAAATGGACAGGTGTCCCAAACTAGGGGAGTGGTAGAAAGAGGAGTAGGAAGAATTCAgagccaagagaaagaaaaggcagcaCTGGTGACTGAATTCTTGAACAAGTCCTCATCTTTAAACctgctgtgtctttttttttttttggctgtgttgggtctttgttgctgtgtgcgggctttctctagttgcgatgagcgggggctattctttgttgtggcgcgcgggcttctcattgtggtggcttctcttgttgcggagcccaggctctaggcacgcaggcttcagtagttgtggcacgtgggctcagtagttgtggccgcgggctctagagcgcaggctcagtagttgcggtgcatgggcttaggtgctctgcggcatgtgggatcttcctggaccagggatcaaacccgtgtctcctgcattggcaggcagattcttaaccactgcaccaccagggaagtcccaaacttgCTGTGTcttctgttccctttgcctggaacagCGATTCTTAAccttacttttattcttttttcacaaTGAATCTCTTAGTCTGGTGAAGTCTGTGGAGCCCTTCTCAgagtaatatatttaaatgcatAAACATACATATTATTACATAGACATATGTATAACTACAAAGAGATAATTGTATATTCCTATACAATTATCAGAATGTTAGGAAAACAAATTTGTGTTATGTAGTATGCAATAAATAATAAGGTCTCACAGTGAGTCAAATTCCTACTGTAATTTCAAAGTAGCAATATGTGTAAAATAATGTTTCAAGAATCTGAGTCAACTGCAATATGAATATATCTATGTTGAATATATCTATGTCTCTACTGGTGACAAGTTACAAGTATTGCTAATACTACTCCAGTTTGTGCCCTATATTTATAACGGgaaaaaatgctaaatttcaaactggaggttagtgaaaataaagacgTACTCATTTTCTCATCCAAATTCTTCAAGCTCCGTAATTTGAACGGTGGACCCCTTGGTTAAGAGCCCCTGGCTT carries:
- the LOC132530479 gene encoding RNA-binding protein with multiple splicing 2-like; this translates as MPDCAPSARTARTEEALRTLFASGLPVDIQPKELYLLFRPCKGYEASPIKLTSRQPAGFTIFDDRAGAEAAQKALNGIRFDPEIPQTLRLECAKANTKTSKNKLTATPNPTNAHPSLGAHSELMGAPLIPAYPGSWAPFPLYTTELTPATSPAVLTYPAATTAAAAALHAQRMLVRWYPSSDTTQQGWKSCQFC